One Oryza brachyantha chromosome 3, ObraRS2, whole genome shotgun sequence DNA segment encodes these proteins:
- the LOC102707292 gene encoding serine carboxypeptidase 1-like, with translation MSREVLALQLFFLVLVHGALADQAARVVEFSRSRMEMQYDEQDAAKHTSQHVNHQLYMSSQDGLKEADKVSELPGQPSRADFDQYAGYVTVNATSGKALFYYFVEAVQDPSTKPLVLWLNGGPGCSSLGDGAMLEIGPFFVNSDNRTLSINRYAWNNVANMLFIESPAGVGFSYSNATSEYNNTGDRSTTADAYTFLTNWLERFPEYKGRDFFITGESYGGHYIPQLANAILSNNNITNATIINLKGVAIGNAYLDDSTNTRATIDYYWTHALISKETHLAVQQHCSFDGTYMAQCRNALAAAENEKGVIDPYNIYAPLCWNASDPQQLHGLAINVDPCSRYYIDSYLNRPEVQRALHANATGLKQPWSDCSNIITPENWKDAPMSMLPSIQELISSGVSTWLYSGDIDAVCPVTSTLYSLDILELPISSFWRPWYSDDNEVGGYVVGYKGLVFATVREAGHMVPTYQPQRALTLFSSFLQGTLPPE, from the exons ATGAGTAGAGAAGTGCTAGCACTCCAACTGTTCTTCCTGGTACTCGTACATGGCGCCCTTGCTGATCAGGCTGCTCGCGTCGTAGAGTTCTCCAGGTCAAGAATGGAGATGCAGTATGACGAACAAGATGCAGCAAAACACACAAGTCAGCATGTCAATCATCAGCTGTACATGAGCTCTCAAGATGGACTCAAGGAGGCAGACAAGGTGAGTGAGCTGCCTGGGCAGCCAAGCAGGGCTGATTTTGATCAGTATGCAGGATATGTTACAGTTAATGCCACATCTGGGAAGGCTCTCTTTTACTACTTTGTTGAGGCTGTTCAAGATCCTTCCACTAAGCCTTTGGTCTTGTGGCTGAATGGAG GGCCTGGATGTTCTTCTTTGGGAGATGGAGCTATGCTTGAAATTGGACCATTCTTCGTCAACAGTGATAACAGGACACTGTCCATAAACAGATATGCATGGAACAATG TGGCAAACATGCTCTTCATTGAAAGCCCAGCTGGTGTTGGCTTCTCATACTCCAATGCAACATCAGAATATAACAACACTGGTGACAGGAGCACGACAGCAGATGCATACACTTTTCTCACTAACTGGCTCGAGAGGTTCCCAGAGTACAAGGGTCGTGACTTCTTTATAACAGGTGAAAGTTATGGTGGCCACTACATACCACAGCTTGCAAATGCTATTTTGTCAAACAACAATATCACGAATGCCACAATCATCAATCTAAAAGGAGTTGCA ATTGGGAATGCATACTTGGATGATAGCACAAACACGAGAGCAACCATTGATTACTACTGGACACATGCTTTGATCTCCAAAGAAACTCACCTCGCAGTTCAGCAACATTGCAGCTTCGATGGAACATACATGGCGCAATGTCGAAATGCGTTAGCGGCGGCTGAGAATGAAAAAGGAGTAATTGATCCATACAACATATATGCACCCTTATGCTGGAATGCTTCTGATCCTCAACAGCTGCATGGCTTG GCAATCAATGTTGACCCATGTAGTAGATACTACATCGATTCATATTTGAATCGCCCTGAGGTTCAGAGAGCACTCCATGCTAACGCCACAGGATTAAAACAACCATGGTCAGATTGCAG TAATATCATCACTCCTGAAAATTGGAAAGATGCACCAATGTCTATGCTACCATCTATCCAAGAATTGATTTCAAGTGGAGTAAGCACATGGTTGTACAG TGGTGATATCGATGCAGTGTGCCCAGTAACCTCGACACTATACTCATTAGACATTCTAGAGCTACCAATAAGCTCATTTTGGAGGCCATGGTATTCTGATGACAACGAG GTTGGTGGCTATGTTGTTGGATACAAAGGTCTGGTATTCGCAACAGTCAGAGAAGCTGGACATATGGTTCCAACTTACCAGCCTCAAAGGGCACTAACCTTGTTCTCCTCATTCCTGCAAGGGACATTGCCCCCTGAATGA